A genomic segment from Micromonospora echinaurantiaca encodes:
- a CDS encoding RNA polymerase sigma factor, translating into MTVTEDARVGGAPPDPLPRATPDGAPLHFDDFYHAHFRGLVVQLRAYTGDPGQAQDLVQEAFCRAFARWDRLAGYDDPLAWIRRVAWNLAHSRWRRLRTAQAFLHRQREVHVAGPNPDRVALDAALALLPPRQRRAVVLHYLADLSVAEIAAQERVAEGTVKSWLHRGRAALAASLRDTEEAPDV; encoded by the coding sequence GTGACTGTGACAGAAGACGCGCGGGTCGGCGGGGCACCACCCGACCCCCTGCCCCGGGCGACGCCCGACGGAGCACCGCTGCACTTCGACGACTTCTACCACGCGCACTTCCGCGGCCTGGTGGTGCAGCTGCGGGCGTACACCGGGGATCCGGGCCAGGCCCAGGACCTGGTGCAGGAGGCGTTCTGCCGGGCCTTCGCCCGGTGGGACCGGCTGGCCGGCTACGACGACCCGCTGGCCTGGATCCGGCGGGTCGCCTGGAACCTCGCGCACAGCCGCTGGCGGCGGCTGCGTACCGCGCAGGCGTTCCTGCACCGGCAGCGCGAGGTGCACGTGGCCGGGCCGAACCCGGACCGGGTGGCGCTGGACGCCGCGCTGGCCCTGCTGCCGCCCCGACAGCGCCGGGCAGTGGTGCTGCACTACCTCGCCGACCTGAGCGTCGCCGAGATCGCCGCGCAGGAACGCGTCGCGGAGGGAACCGTCAAGTCCTGGCTGCACCGGGGGCGGGCCGCGCTCGCCGCGTCCCTGCGGGACACCGAGGAGGCACCGGATGTCTGA